The following proteins come from a genomic window of Cronobacter muytjensii ATCC 51329:
- a CDS encoding L-threonylcarbamoyladenylate synthase — MSQFFYIHPDNPQPRLIKQAVEIVRKGGVIVYPTDSGYALGCKLEDKGAMERICRIRDLPDGHNFTLMCRDLSELSTYSYVDNVAFRLIKNNTPGNYTFILKGTKEVPRRLLQEKRKTIGLRVPSNPIALALLEALDEPMLSTSLMLPGSDFTESDPDEIKDRLEKQVDLIIHGGYLGQQPTTVVDLTDDAPVVLREGVGDVKPFL, encoded by the coding sequence ATGAGTCAGTTTTTCTATATCCATCCCGATAACCCGCAGCCGCGTCTTATCAAACAGGCGGTGGAGATTGTGCGTAAGGGCGGCGTGATTGTTTATCCGACCGATTCCGGCTATGCGCTCGGCTGCAAGCTTGAAGATAAAGGCGCGATGGAGCGCATCTGCCGGATCCGCGACCTGCCGGACGGCCACAACTTTACCCTGATGTGCCGCGACCTTTCGGAGCTTTCTACCTATTCGTATGTCGACAACGTGGCGTTTCGTCTTATCAAAAACAACACGCCGGGCAACTACACGTTTATCCTCAAAGGCACAAAAGAGGTGCCGCGCCGCCTGCTGCAGGAGAAACGTAAAACCATCGGGTTGCGCGTGCCGTCCAACCCGATAGCGCTGGCGCTGCTGGAGGCGCTGGACGAACCGATGCTGTCGACCTCGCTGATGCTGCCGGGCAGCGATTTTACCGAGTCCGATCCGGATGAAATCAAAGACCGTCTTGAAAAGCAGGTCGACCTGATTATTCACGGCGGTTATCTCGGTCAGCAGCCCACCACGGTGGTCGATCTGACTGATGACGCGCCGGTCGTGCTGCGTGAAGGCGTAGGGGACGTTAAGCCTTTCCTGTAA
- the topA gene encoding type I DNA topoisomerase: MGKALVIVESPAKAKTINKYLGKDYVVKSSVGHIRDLPTSGSAPKKSAESAATKTTKKVKKDERGALVNRMGVDPWHNWEAQYEVLPGKEKVVSELKSLAEKADHIYLATDLDREGEAIAWHLREVIGGDETRYSRVVFNEITKNAIRQAFEKPGELNIDRVNAQQARRFMDRVVGYMVSPLLWKKIARGLSAGRVQSVAVRLVVEREREIKAFVPEEFWEVDALLSTPKSDQLSVQVTHHKDKPFRPVNRQDTEAAVALLKAASYQIVEREDKPTSSKPGAPFITSTLQQAASTRLGFGVKKTMMMAQRLYEAGYITYMRTDSTNLSQDAVSMVRGYIGEQFGKKYLPENPNQYASKENSQEAHEAIRPSDVSVLAESLKDMENDAQKLYQLIWRQFVACQMTPAQYDSTTLTVAAGDFRLKARGRILRFDGWTKVMPALRKGDEDRTLPAVNQGDKLSLLELTPAQHFTKPPARFSEASLVKELEKRGIGRPSTYASIISTIQDRGYVRVENRRFYAEKMGEIVTDRLEENFPELMNFDFTAQMEDSLDQVANHEAEWRAVLDTFFEDFTKQLDTAEKDPEEGGMRPNQMVLTSIDCPTCGRPMGIRTASTGVFLGCSGYALSPKERCKTTINLVPENEVLNVLEGDDAETNALRAKRRCQKCGTAMDSYLIDPKRKLHVCGNNPTCDGYEVEEGEFRIKGYDGPVVECEKCGSEMHLKMGRFGKYMACTNEECKNTRKILRNGEVAPPKEDPVPLPELPCEKSDAYFVLRDGAAGVFLAANTFPKSRETRAPLVEELQRFSDRLPEKLRYLADAPAQDPEGNPAVVRFSRKTKQQYVASEKDGKATGWSAFYVDGKWTEGKK; the protein is encoded by the coding sequence ATGGGTAAAGCTCTCGTCATCGTTGAGTCCCCGGCAAAAGCCAAAACGATCAACAAATATCTCGGTAAAGACTACGTGGTGAAATCCAGCGTCGGTCACATCCGGGATCTGCCGACCAGTGGCTCCGCCCCTAAAAAAAGCGCTGAATCTGCCGCGACTAAAACGACCAAAAAAGTCAAAAAAGATGAACGTGGCGCGTTAGTCAACCGCATGGGCGTTGACCCGTGGCACAACTGGGAAGCGCAATATGAAGTGCTGCCCGGTAAAGAAAAAGTGGTTTCCGAACTGAAATCGCTGGCTGAAAAAGCTGACCACATCTATCTCGCAACCGACCTTGACCGCGAAGGGGAAGCCATCGCCTGGCACCTGCGGGAGGTTATCGGCGGCGACGAAACGCGCTACAGCCGCGTTGTGTTTAACGAAATCACCAAAAATGCGATTCGTCAGGCGTTTGAAAAGCCGGGCGAGCTGAATATCGATCGCGTTAACGCCCAGCAGGCGCGTCGTTTTATGGACCGCGTTGTGGGGTATATGGTCTCTCCGCTGCTGTGGAAGAAAATCGCCCGTGGGCTGTCCGCTGGCCGCGTACAGTCCGTTGCGGTGCGTCTGGTTGTGGAGCGCGAGCGTGAGATCAAAGCGTTTGTGCCGGAAGAGTTCTGGGAAGTGGATGCGCTGCTGAGCACGCCGAAAAGCGATCAGCTCAGCGTTCAGGTCACGCACCATAAAGATAAACCGTTCCGCCCGGTAAACCGTCAGGATACCGAAGCGGCGGTGGCGCTGCTCAAGGCGGCCAGCTATCAGATTGTCGAGCGTGAAGATAAGCCGACCAGCAGTAAACCGGGCGCGCCTTTTATTACCTCCACGCTCCAGCAGGCGGCAAGCACCCGCCTTGGCTTTGGCGTGAAGAAAACCATGATGATGGCCCAGCGACTGTATGAAGCGGGTTACATCACTTATATGCGTACGGACTCCACCAACCTGAGTCAGGACGCGGTAAGCATGGTGCGCGGTTACATCGGCGAGCAGTTCGGTAAGAAATACCTGCCGGAAAACCCGAACCAGTACGCCAGCAAAGAGAATTCCCAGGAAGCGCACGAGGCGATTCGTCCTTCGGACGTTTCCGTACTGGCGGAGTCGTTGAAGGATATGGAAAACGACGCGCAGAAGCTCTATCAGCTGATCTGGCGCCAGTTTGTCGCCTGTCAGATGACGCCAGCGCAGTACGATTCCACAACGCTGACCGTCGCGGCGGGCGATTTCCGCCTTAAAGCGCGCGGCCGTATTCTGCGCTTTGACGGCTGGACGAAAGTCATGCCGGCGCTGCGTAAGGGCGATGAAGACCGCACGCTGCCAGCCGTGAATCAGGGCGATAAACTGTCGCTGCTGGAACTGACGCCTGCACAGCACTTTACCAAGCCGCCAGCGCGTTTCAGCGAAGCGTCTCTGGTTAAGGAGCTCGAAAAACGCGGTATCGGCCGTCCTTCCACCTATGCGTCCATCATCTCGACGATTCAGGACCGTGGTTATGTGCGTGTGGAAAACCGCCGTTTCTATGCGGAAAAAATGGGCGAAATCGTCACCGACCGACTGGAAGAGAATTTCCCGGAGCTGATGAATTTCGATTTCACCGCGCAGATGGAAGACTCGCTCGATCAGGTGGCTAACCACGAAGCCGAATGGCGCGCGGTGCTGGACACCTTCTTCGAAGATTTCACCAAGCAGCTCGATACGGCGGAAAAAGATCCTGAAGAAGGCGGTATGCGCCCGAACCAGATGGTGCTGACCAGTATCGATTGCCCGACCTGTGGTCGTCCGATGGGTATCCGCACCGCAAGCACCGGCGTGTTCCTTGGCTGTTCCGGCTATGCGCTTTCACCGAAAGAGCGCTGCAAAACCACCATTAACCTGGTGCCGGAAAACGAAGTGCTGAACGTGCTGGAGGGCGACGACGCGGAAACCAACGCGCTGCGCGCCAAACGTCGCTGCCAGAAATGCGGCACGGCGATGGACAGCTACCTTATCGATCCGAAGCGCAAACTGCATGTCTGCGGCAACAACCCGACCTGTGACGGCTATGAAGTCGAAGAGGGCGAGTTTCGTATCAAAGGGTATGACGGACCGGTCGTGGAGTGCGAGAAGTGCGGCTCTGAAATGCACCTGAAAATGGGGCGTTTCGGTAAGTACATGGCGTGCACCAACGAGGAGTGTAAGAATACCCGTAAGATCCTGCGTAACGGCGAAGTAGCGCCGCCGAAGGAAGATCCGGTACCGCTGCCGGAGCTGCCGTGCGAGAAGTCAGACGCGTATTTTGTGCTGCGCGATGGCGCGGCTGGCGTGTTCCTTGCCGCCAATACTTTCCCGAAATCGCGTGAAACTCGCGCGCCGCTGGTGGAAGAGCTGCAGCGCTTTTCCGATCGCCTGCCGGAAAAACTGCGTTACCTGGCCGATGCGCCTGCGCAGGATCCGGAAGGGAACCCGGCTGTCGTGCGTTTCAGCCGTAAAACGAAACAGCAGTATGTGGCGTCCGAAAAAGACGGCAAAGCGACCGGCTGGTCTGCGTTTTACGTTGACGGGAAATGGACAGAAGGCAAAAAATAA
- the rnm gene encoding RNase RNM: protein MSEPELANIYDLHSHTTASDGLLTPEQLVHRAVEMGIHTLAITDHDTTAGLPAAHQEIARAGLALRLIDGVEISTLWENHEIHIVGLGIDIAHPAMIAFLEEQARRRTQRAERIAERLEKARIPGALEGARRLADGGVVTRGHFARFLIEDGRANNMADVFKHYLARGKTGYVPPQWCTIEQAIDVIHHSGGQAVVAHPGRYQLSAKWLKRLLSAFAQAGGDAMEVAQCQQAPNERNQLASYAVQFGLLASQGSDFHQPCPWIELGRRLWLPEGLMPVWHRWSPELSKEGAV from the coding sequence TTGAGCGAACCTGAATTAGCGAATATTTACGACCTGCACAGCCATACCACCGCGTCAGACGGCCTGTTGACGCCGGAGCAACTGGTGCATCGCGCCGTTGAGATGGGCATCCATACGCTGGCTATTACCGATCACGACACCACCGCCGGGCTGCCCGCCGCGCATCAGGAAATCGCCCGCGCCGGGCTGGCGCTGCGGCTTATCGACGGCGTGGAAATCTCTACGCTCTGGGAAAACCATGAAATTCATATCGTCGGTCTGGGTATCGACATCGCGCATCCGGCGATGATCGCGTTTCTGGAAGAGCAGGCCCGGCGGCGTACGCAGCGCGCGGAGAGGATAGCCGAGCGTCTGGAGAAGGCGCGTATCCCGGGGGCGCTGGAGGGCGCACGTCGTCTGGCGGACGGCGGCGTCGTTACGCGCGGGCATTTCGCGCGCTTTCTCATTGAAGACGGGCGCGCCAATAATATGGCAGACGTCTTTAAGCACTATCTGGCGCGCGGGAAAACCGGCTATGTTCCGCCTCAGTGGTGTACAATAGAACAAGCTATTGATGTCATTCATCATTCTGGCGGACAAGCGGTCGTCGCGCATCCGGGGCGTTATCAGCTCAGCGCGAAATGGCTAAAGCGCCTGTTGAGCGCTTTTGCGCAAGCGGGCGGCGACGCGATGGAAGTGGCCCAGTGCCAGCAGGCGCCCAACGAGCGCAACCAGCTGGCGAGCTACGCGGTGCAGTTTGGTCTGCTGGCGTCGCAGGGGTCAGATTTCCATCAGCCGTGCCCGTGGATCGAACTGGGACGCAGGCTGTGGCTACCGGAGGGGTTAATGCCCGTCTGGCACCGCTGGTCGCCGGAATTGAGTAAAGAGGGGGCAGTATGA
- the sohB gene encoding protease SohB — protein sequence MNLFAEYGLFLAKIVTVVVAIAIVIALIANLTQRKKAQRGELRVTRLGEEYKEMKEEVGAALLDPHQHKQWHKNQKKKNKQEAKAAKARAKRGEAVPAGKPTLYVLDFKGSIDAHEVSALREEVTAVLAVAKPEDEVLLRLESPGGVVHGYGLAASQLQRLRERQIPLTVAVDKVAASGGYMMACVANKIVAAPFAIIGSIGVVAQIPNFNRLLKRNDIDIELHTAGQYKRTLTLLGENTEEGREKFREDLNETHQLFKGFVHSMRPSLDIDAVATGEHWYGVQAQEKGLVDEISTSDDLIIARMQEREVVSLRYMQRKRLMDRFTGSAAQSVDRLLLRWWQRGQKPLL from the coding sequence GTGAATTTATTTGCAGAGTATGGGCTGTTTTTAGCAAAAATCGTCACGGTGGTGGTGGCGATTGCCATTGTTATCGCGCTTATCGCCAACCTGACGCAGCGCAAAAAAGCGCAACGCGGTGAGCTGCGCGTAACGCGCCTTGGCGAAGAGTATAAAGAGATGAAGGAGGAGGTCGGCGCTGCGCTGCTTGACCCTCATCAGCACAAGCAGTGGCATAAGAACCAGAAAAAGAAAAACAAGCAGGAGGCGAAGGCCGCCAAAGCGCGCGCGAAACGCGGTGAAGCGGTGCCAGCGGGTAAACCGACGCTTTACGTGCTCGATTTTAAAGGCAGCATCGACGCTCATGAAGTGAGCGCGCTGCGTGAAGAGGTGACGGCGGTGCTGGCTGTGGCGAAACCTGAAGATGAAGTGCTGCTGCGCCTTGAAAGCCCCGGCGGCGTGGTGCATGGTTACGGGCTCGCCGCCTCTCAGCTGCAACGCCTGCGTGAGCGCCAGATCCCGCTTACGGTCGCGGTGGATAAAGTCGCCGCCAGCGGCGGGTATATGATGGCCTGCGTGGCGAATAAGATTGTAGCGGCGCCGTTCGCTATTATCGGCTCTATTGGCGTGGTAGCGCAGATCCCAAACTTTAACCGGCTGTTGAAACGCAACGATATTGATATCGAACTGCATACCGCAGGGCAGTACAAACGTACCCTGACGCTGCTTGGTGAAAACACCGAAGAGGGGCGCGAGAAATTCCGCGAAGATCTCAACGAGACGCACCAGCTTTTTAAGGGGTTTGTTCACAGTATGCGCCCGTCACTGGATATTGACGCCGTCGCGACTGGCGAACACTGGTACGGCGTGCAGGCGCAGGAAAAAGGCCTGGTGGATGAGATAAGCACCAGTGACGATCTTATTATCGCCCGTATGCAGGAGCGGGAAGTAGTGAGCCTGCGCTACATGCAGCGTAAACGCCTGATGGACCGCTTCACCGGCAGCGCGGCGCAAAGCGTCGATCGTCTGCTGCTACGCTGGTGGCAGCGCGGTCAAAAACCGCTGCTCTGA
- a CDS encoding YciK family oxidoreductase has translation MHYQPQRDLLQNRIILVTGASDGIGREAALTYARYGAHVLLLGRSEEKLRDVVREIDNEGLAPAHWFTLDYATATPEECQRLAQAIGEHVPRLDGVLHNAGVLGDIVPMDKQNPAVWSEVMQVNVNVTFFLTQALLPLLLKSEAGSLVFTTSSVGRQGRANWGAYAVSKFATEGMMQVLAEEYQSRHLRVNCINPGGTRTKMRASAFPTEDPQKLKTPADLMPLYLWLMGDDSRRKTGISFDAQPGRKPGIAE, from the coding sequence GTGCACTATCAACCTCAACGCGATCTGCTGCAAAACCGAATCATTCTGGTCACCGGCGCCAGCGACGGTATTGGCCGCGAGGCAGCGCTGACCTACGCGCGCTACGGCGCGCATGTCCTGCTGCTTGGCCGCAGCGAAGAGAAACTTCGCGATGTCGTTCGTGAAATCGACAATGAGGGGCTGGCACCGGCGCACTGGTTTACCCTTGATTACGCCACCGCGACGCCCGAGGAGTGCCAGCGCCTCGCGCAGGCTATTGGCGAACACGTGCCTCGCCTCGACGGCGTGCTGCATAATGCGGGCGTGCTTGGTGACATTGTTCCGATGGATAAGCAAAACCCGGCGGTCTGGAGCGAGGTCATGCAGGTGAATGTTAACGTCACCTTCTTTTTAACTCAGGCGCTGCTGCCGCTGCTGCTCAAATCAGAAGCGGGTTCGCTGGTCTTTACCACTTCAAGCGTCGGCCGTCAGGGGCGCGCGAACTGGGGCGCCTACGCCGTCTCGAAATTCGCGACCGAGGGCATGATGCAGGTGCTGGCGGAAGAGTATCAAAGTCGCCATTTGCGGGTGAACTGCATCAACCCAGGCGGTACCCGTACCAAAATGCGCGCCAGCGCCTTCCCGACGGAAGATCCGCAAAAACTGAAAACGCCTGCCGATCTGATGCCGCTCTACCTGTGGCTGATGGGCGACGACAGCCGCCGCAAAACCGGCATCAGCTTTGACGCCCAGCCGGGCCGCAAACCGGGGATAGCGGAATGA
- the trpD gene encoding bifunctional anthranilate synthase glutamate amidotransferase component TrpG/anthranilate phosphoribosyltransferase TrpD, which translates to MADILLLDNIDSFTYNLADQLRANGHNVVIYRNHIPAQTLIERLATMHNPVLMLSPGPGAPSEAGCMPELLTRLRGKLPIIGICLGHQAIVEAYGGYVGQAGEILHGKASSIEHDGQAMFSGLMNPLPVARYHSLVGSDIPAGLTVNAQFNGMVMAVRHDADRVCGFQFHPESILTTQGARLLEQTLAWALTRAEQQNSVQPILEKLYQAEVLSREESHQLFSAVVRGELKPEQLAAALVSMKVRGEHPVEIAGAASALLENAAPFPRPDYAFADIVGTGGDGSNSINISTASAFVAAAVGLKVAKHGNRSVSSRSGSSDLLAAFGINLEMKAEASRQALDELGVCFLFAPKYHTGFRHAMPVRQQLKTRTLFNVLGPLINPAHPPLALIGVYSPELVLPIAETLRVLGYQRAAVVHSGGMDEVSLHAPTQVAELRDGEIHSYQLTAADFGLEPYEQAELAGGTPEVNRDILSRLLQGKGERAHEAAVAANVAMLMRLHGEEDLQANARKVLEVLRSGAPYDRVTALAARG; encoded by the coding sequence ATGGCCGACATTCTGCTGCTCGATAATATCGACTCTTTTACTTACAACCTGGCGGACCAGCTGCGCGCAAACGGCCATAACGTGGTTATCTACCGCAACCATATTCCGGCGCAGACGCTGATTGAGCGTCTCGCCACCATGCACAACCCGGTGCTGATGCTCTCCCCCGGCCCTGGCGCGCCGTCAGAGGCGGGTTGCATGCCGGAGCTGTTAACCCGCCTGCGCGGCAAACTGCCGATTATCGGCATCTGCCTCGGCCATCAGGCTATCGTCGAAGCCTACGGCGGTTATGTCGGCCAGGCGGGAGAAATCCTGCACGGCAAGGCGTCGAGCATTGAACACGACGGCCAGGCGATGTTCAGCGGGCTGATGAATCCGCTCCCGGTGGCGCGCTATCACTCGCTAGTGGGCAGCGATATTCCCGCAGGGCTGACGGTCAATGCGCAGTTCAACGGCATGGTGATGGCGGTGCGTCACGATGCCGACCGCGTCTGCGGCTTTCAGTTTCACCCGGAGTCGATTCTCACCACCCAGGGCGCCCGCCTGCTGGAGCAGACGCTCGCCTGGGCGCTGACCCGCGCCGAGCAGCAAAACAGCGTTCAGCCGATTCTGGAAAAACTCTATCAGGCCGAGGTGTTGAGCCGTGAAGAGAGCCATCAGCTGTTCAGCGCCGTGGTCCGCGGCGAGCTGAAACCCGAACAGCTGGCCGCCGCGCTGGTAAGCATGAAAGTGCGCGGCGAGCATCCGGTGGAAATCGCCGGCGCCGCCAGCGCGCTGCTGGAAAACGCCGCGCCGTTCCCGCGCCCGGATTACGCGTTTGCCGATATCGTCGGCACCGGCGGCGACGGCAGTAACAGCATTAATATCTCTACCGCCAGCGCGTTTGTGGCGGCCGCGGTGGGCCTGAAAGTAGCAAAACACGGCAACCGCAGCGTCTCCAGCCGTTCCGGCTCGTCGGATCTGCTGGCCGCGTTCGGCATTAATCTGGAGATGAAAGCCGAGGCCTCGCGCCAGGCGCTGGATGAGCTGGGCGTCTGCTTTCTGTTCGCGCCGAAATACCACACCGGCTTTCGTCACGCTATGCCAGTGCGCCAGCAGCTCAAAACCCGCACGCTGTTTAACGTGCTCGGGCCGCTGATTAACCCGGCGCATCCGCCGCTGGCGCTGATTGGCGTCTACAGCCCGGAGCTGGTGCTGCCCATCGCCGAAACCCTGCGTGTGCTGGGCTATCAGCGCGCGGCGGTGGTGCACAGCGGCGGGATGGATGAAGTGTCGCTGCACGCGCCGACGCAGGTCGCGGAGCTGCGCGATGGCGAGATCCACAGCTATCAGCTTACCGCTGCCGATTTTGGCCTTGAGCCTTATGAGCAGGCAGAGCTTGCGGGCGGCACGCCGGAAGTAAACCGTGACATTCTCAGCCGCCTGTTACAAGGTAAAGGCGAGCGCGCGCACGAAGCCGCCGTGGCCGCCAACGTCGCCATGCTGATGCGTCTGCACGGCGAAGAGGATTTACAGGCCAACGCACGTAAAGTGCTTGAGGTACTGCGCAGCGGCGCCCCTTACGACCGCGTTACCGCACTGGCAGCAAGAGGATAA
- a CDS encoding YciN family protein — translation MQEMTQPIDRASLLAQANKMIREHEDYIVGMEATDVEQKNGVLIFRGEYFMDEQGLPTAKTTAVFNMFKYLAHQLSEKYHLQP, via the coding sequence ATGCAAGAGATGACTCAACCGATAGACCGCGCTTCTCTGCTGGCGCAGGCCAATAAAATGATCCGTGAACATGAAGACTATATTGTCGGCATGGAGGCCACTGACGTTGAGCAAAAAAATGGTGTGCTCATCTTTCGCGGCGAATATTTTATGGATGAGCAAGGGTTGCCGACCGCCAAAACCACGGCTGTCTTTAATATGTTTAAATATCTGGCCCACCAGCTTTCCGAAAAATATCACCTGCAGCCCTGA
- the cobO gene encoding cob(I)yrinic acid a,c-diamide adenosyltransferase yields the protein MSDERYQQRQQRVKEKVEARVAAAQEERGIVIVFTGNGKGKTTAAFGTATRAVGHGKKAAVVQFIKGDWPNGERNLLEPHGVEFQVMATGFTWDTQNRESDTAACQAVWQHGKRMLADASLDLVILDELTYMVAYDYLALEEVLTALRERPAHQTVIITGRGCHRDILEYADTVSELRPVKHAFDAGIKAQMGIDY from the coding sequence ATGAGCGATGAACGTTACCAGCAGCGCCAGCAGCGTGTGAAAGAGAAAGTCGAGGCGCGCGTCGCCGCAGCACAGGAAGAGCGCGGCATCGTTATCGTCTTTACCGGCAACGGCAAGGGCAAAACGACAGCGGCGTTCGGCACCGCCACGCGCGCGGTAGGGCACGGGAAAAAAGCGGCGGTGGTGCAGTTTATTAAGGGCGACTGGCCGAACGGCGAGCGCAATTTACTGGAGCCGCACGGCGTGGAATTTCAGGTGATGGCGACCGGTTTTACCTGGGACACACAGAACCGCGAGAGCGACACCGCGGCCTGTCAGGCCGTCTGGCAGCATGGCAAGCGGATGCTGGCCGACGCCTCGCTCGATCTCGTTATCCTCGATGAGCTCACCTATATGGTCGCTTACGACTATCTGGCGCTGGAAGAGGTGCTGACGGCGCTGCGCGAACGCCCGGCGCATCAGACCGTCATTATTACCGGGCGCGGCTGTCATCGCGATATCCTGGAATACGCCGATACGGTAAGCGAGCTGCGCCCCGTAAAGCACGCGTTTGACGCAGGCATTAAGGCTCAGATGGGAATTGATTATTAA
- a CDS encoding anthranilate synthase component 1: MQTDKPALELLTCDGLYRENPTAVFHQLCGARPATLLLESADIDSKDDLKSLLLVDSALRITANGDTVTMEALSANGASLLALLDKALPETITVESRPQGRTLRFPPVSALLDEDARLCSLSVFDAFRLLQALVTLPDAEREAMFFGGLFAYDLVAGFEDLPPLTQTNSCPDYCFYLAETLLIIDHQTRTTRIQASLFTPDAAEKARLSQRLAQIQLQLQEPPAPLPVETVPQMRCECSQSDEEYGAVVREMQKAIRAGEIFQVVPSRRFSLPCPSPLAAYDTLKKSNPSPYMFFMQDSEFALFGASPESSLKYDGVSRQIEIYPIAGTRPRGRRADGSLDRDLDSRIELEMRTDHKELSEHLMLVDLARNDLARICTPGSRYVADLTKVDRYSFVMHLVSRVVGELRRDLDVLHAYRACMNMGTLSGAPKVRAMQLIAGAEGQRRGSYGGAVGYFTGHGDLDTCIVIRSAWVENGIATVQAGAGVVLDSVPQSEADETRNKARAVLRAIAAAHHAQETF, translated from the coding sequence ATGCAAACAGACAAACCGGCACTCGAACTGCTCACCTGCGACGGCCTTTATCGCGAAAACCCGACCGCCGTCTTCCACCAGCTGTGCGGCGCGCGTCCTGCGACGCTGCTGCTGGAATCCGCTGATATCGACAGCAAGGACGATTTGAAAAGCCTGCTTCTGGTCGACAGCGCCTTGCGCATTACCGCCAACGGTGACACTGTCACGATGGAAGCGCTGAGCGCCAATGGCGCGTCGCTGCTCGCCTTACTGGACAAGGCGCTGCCGGAGACGATTACCGTTGAATCGCGCCCGCAGGGCCGCACGCTGCGCTTCCCGCCGGTAAGCGCGCTGCTGGATGAAGACGCGCGCCTCTGTTCGCTGTCGGTGTTCGACGCGTTCCGCCTGTTGCAGGCGCTGGTCACCCTGCCGGACGCCGAGCGCGAGGCGATGTTCTTCGGCGGGCTGTTCGCCTATGACCTGGTCGCCGGTTTTGAGGATTTGCCGCCGCTCACGCAGACCAACAGCTGCCCGGATTACTGTTTTTACCTCGCCGAAACCCTGCTGATTATCGACCACCAGACGCGCACCACGCGCATTCAGGCGAGCCTCTTTACGCCAGATGCCGCGGAAAAAGCGCGTCTCAGCCAGCGCCTTGCGCAAATTCAGCTGCAACTGCAGGAGCCGCCCGCGCCGCTGCCGGTTGAAACGGTGCCGCAGATGCGCTGCGAATGCAGCCAGAGCGATGAAGAGTACGGCGCGGTAGTGCGTGAGATGCAAAAGGCGATTCGCGCCGGGGAGATTTTCCAGGTGGTGCCGTCGCGCCGCTTCAGCCTGCCCTGCCCCTCGCCGCTCGCGGCCTACGACACGCTGAAAAAGAGCAACCCGAGCCCCTATATGTTTTTCATGCAGGACAGCGAGTTCGCGCTGTTCGGCGCCTCGCCGGAAAGCTCGCTGAAATATGACGGCGTCTCGCGCCAGATTGAGATTTACCCCATTGCCGGCACCCGCCCGCGTGGACGCCGTGCGGACGGCTCGCTGGACCGTGACCTCGACAGCCGCATCGAACTTGAAATGCGCACCGACCATAAAGAACTCTCCGAACACCTGATGCTGGTGGATCTGGCGCGCAACGATCTGGCGCGCATCTGTACGCCGGGCAGTCGTTACGTGGCGGATTTAACCAAAGTGGACCGCTACTCGTTTGTGATGCATCTGGTCTCCCGCGTAGTGGGCGAACTGCGCCGCGATCTCGACGTGCTGCACGCCTACCGCGCCTGCATGAATATGGGCACGCTGAGCGGCGCGCCGAAAGTGCGCGCGATGCAGCTTATCGCGGGCGCGGAAGGTCAGCGTCGCGGCAGCTACGGCGGCGCGGTGGGCTATTTCACCGGCCACGGCGATCTCGACACCTGCATCGTTATTCGCTCCGCCTGGGTGGAGAACGGTATTGCCACGGTGCAGGCGGGCGCGGGGGTGGTGCTTGACTCTGTCCCGCAATCTGAAGCTGACGAAACCCGTAACAAAGCCCGCGCGGTACTGCGCGCCATCGCCGCTGCCCATCACGCACAGGAGACTTTCTGA